One genomic segment of Cellulophaga sp. HaHaR_3_176 includes these proteins:
- a CDS encoding GbsR/MarR family transcriptional regulator, translating into MEYKEAKDKFIGTWGSLGTLWGINKAMAQIQALLFISTKPLSTEEIMEELQISRGNTSMNVRQLIDWGIVTKELVPGERKEYFSTEKDVQELARVIAKERSRREIQPVIKTLKEVSSIKDDGTEKTKELIKQTKALHDLADTADVMLNKLVNQNQNWMTKSLFKLFK; encoded by the coding sequence ATGGAATACAAAGAAGCTAAAGATAAATTTATAGGTACTTGGGGAAGCTTAGGTACGCTTTGGGGTATAAATAAAGCTATGGCTCAAATACAGGCTTTACTTTTTATTTCTACAAAACCACTTTCTACTGAAGAAATAATGGAAGAGCTTCAAATATCAAGAGGTAATACGAGTATGAATGTTCGTCAGTTAATCGATTGGGGAATTGTTACTAAAGAATTAGTACCTGGTGAACGTAAAGAATATTTTTCTACAGAAAAAGATGTGCAAGAATTAGCTCGTGTTATTGCTAAAGAACGTAGTAGAAGAGAAATACAACCTGTAATAAAAACTTTAAAAGAAGTTTCTTCTATTAAAGATGATGGCACCGAAAAAACGAAAGAATTAATTAAACAGACCAAAGCATTACATGATTTGGCTGATACTGCAGATGTAATGCTAAATAAATTAGTAAATCAGAATCAAAACTGGATGACAAAATCTCTTTTTAAACTATTTAAATAA